One Terriglobia bacterium genomic region harbors:
- a CDS encoding acyl-CoA dehydratase activase has product MRLGLDVGSSSVKLAAALELDETEGLSQRLSSASTFHMTPQIAGANAPTLVVSHYRRCLGDPLQSALDLLDEFRTNFSDLETSHVCITGSGGRRVAEVLGASYENEFKAIARGIATVCPQTRTVFEMGGESSKYILMDDLASAEEGSSSALRPQGGILDYSVSAECAAGTGSFIDQQAARLQYRVEEIGAVVLQARTGARIAGRCSVFAKSDMIHAQQKGYRTDEVLKGLCEAVARNFKSNIVKGKKVIPPVAFIGGVSQNAGVVQALAQAFRLAPNDIIVTELYAWMGAIGAALLEQPAGKKAVLCTVDSPCSVVSPCDMNACHPNTGPASHERLSLDQVLLLREHSEASRTDPLPEIGAEKLPVYLGIDIGSVSTNLAVLDEGGGLLHGIYLRTVGRPIEVVNQGLKEIEGLFGGRIHVRGVGTTGSGRELIGELVGADTVNDEITAHKTGAIFVHQKLVRSCATGAAAVGDVDTIFEIGGQDSKYISIDHGVVVDFAMNEACAAGTGSFLEEQAEHLGIQIKDQFARLALGSTAPAFLGERCTVFMERDVNFALQRGAKVEDLAAGLAYSVALNYLNRVVRGRKIGDVIYFQGGTAYNDAVAAAFSQVLGKRIIVPPHNGIIGAIGMALIAQEVIATRRHTGRASQAANGLSTFRGFDLNQTKFATREFVCQACSNYCDMKEITIEGQKTYWGDKCSDKFRKRTRTERRPVLEDLLAFRDRQLFHGYQPGHQNGNRKLAGKGRRVGIPRAMFFYDRFPFWRRYLEELGFEVVVSGPTNSYSAARGAELSVAEQCFPVQIAHGHVQELLAGTAQRPPVDYVLSPNVVDMEAPSSTTASQLCPWNQTLPFVLRAAPEFCADSTKFLAPTVYFRLGCEHVKRQLSEYFSALGVGRRHSDAATDAAYRAQAAFAQRLVDAGHEACARLQQTGAPAILLLGRAYNIYDRNSNCDIPRKLRDLYGVDVLPLDFLPLDEIPGEDLHANMYWHSGRRIMAAGRFARSFPNLHVVYITNFKCGPDSFIKHFLRDATDTPFLVLQFDGHGNDAGYLTRCEAYLDSKGILRCSSSN; this is encoded by the coding sequence ATGCGATTGGGCCTGGATGTGGGCAGCTCCAGTGTGAAGCTCGCTGCCGCCTTGGAGTTAGACGAGACGGAAGGCTTGTCCCAGCGGCTTTCTTCCGCCAGTACGTTCCACATGACGCCGCAGATTGCCGGCGCGAACGCACCCACCTTGGTCGTGTCGCACTACAGGCGGTGCCTGGGCGATCCTCTGCAAAGCGCGCTTGATCTTCTTGACGAATTCCGCACCAACTTTTCTGACCTTGAGACCAGCCACGTTTGCATTACCGGCTCCGGCGGGCGGCGCGTAGCGGAGGTCCTGGGAGCAAGCTACGAAAACGAGTTCAAAGCTATCGCCCGTGGCATAGCAACCGTGTGTCCGCAGACTCGCACTGTCTTTGAGATGGGTGGAGAAAGTTCAAAGTACATTCTCATGGATGACCTGGCCTCTGCTGAAGAGGGCAGCAGTTCGGCCCTGCGGCCGCAGGGGGGCATCCTGGATTATTCCGTCAGCGCTGAGTGCGCTGCCGGGACCGGATCGTTTATTGACCAGCAGGCGGCCCGCCTGCAATATCGCGTGGAAGAAATTGGCGCGGTCGTGTTGCAGGCCAGGACGGGCGCGCGCATCGCGGGACGCTGTTCCGTCTTTGCCAAGTCTGACATGATCCATGCCCAGCAGAAAGGCTATCGCACGGACGAGGTACTAAAGGGCTTGTGCGAAGCCGTGGCGCGGAACTTCAAAAGCAACATTGTGAAAGGCAAGAAGGTTATTCCTCCAGTGGCGTTTATCGGCGGGGTCTCGCAGAACGCCGGTGTGGTGCAGGCCCTGGCTCAGGCTTTCCGGCTGGCCCCGAATGACATCATCGTTACGGAGCTCTACGCCTGGATGGGGGCCATTGGCGCTGCTCTACTGGAGCAGCCGGCCGGAAAGAAAGCAGTCCTTTGCACCGTGGACTCTCCTTGCAGCGTGGTTTCCCCGTGCGACATGAACGCTTGCCACCCGAACACCGGCCCAGCTTCCCATGAGCGCCTTTCTCTGGACCAGGTATTGCTCCTGCGCGAGCATTCTGAGGCCTCGCGCACCGATCCGCTGCCTGAAATAGGCGCGGAGAAGCTTCCGGTCTATCTCGGCATTGACATTGGGTCGGTGAGTACAAACTTGGCCGTGCTCGATGAAGGCGGAGGATTGCTCCACGGCATCTACCTGCGGACGGTCGGCCGGCCCATTGAGGTCGTCAACCAGGGGCTGAAGGAAATCGAAGGGCTTTTCGGCGGCCGCATTCACGTTCGCGGCGTAGGCACCACCGGCTCCGGCCGCGAATTGATTGGCGAGTTGGTAGGCGCGGATACCGTGAACGATGAAATCACCGCACACAAGACTGGCGCCATCTTCGTCCACCAGAAGCTGGTACGGAGCTGCGCCACTGGAGCGGCCGCCGTCGGCGACGTGGATACGATTTTTGAAATCGGCGGCCAGGACTCCAAGTACATCTCTATTGACCACGGTGTGGTCGTGGATTTCGCGATGAACGAAGCCTGCGCTGCTGGAACCGGGTCGTTTCTGGAAGAACAAGCCGAGCACCTGGGCATCCAGATCAAGGACCAATTTGCCCGGCTCGCGCTGGGCTCGACGGCGCCCGCGTTCCTGGGAGAGCGCTGCACGGTGTTCATGGAGCGAGACGTCAATTTTGCGCTGCAGCGCGGCGCCAAGGTTGAAGATCTGGCGGCCGGTCTGGCCTATTCCGTGGCGCTCAATTATCTCAACCGTGTTGTGCGCGGCAGAAAGATCGGCGACGTGATCTATTTCCAGGGTGGGACCGCATACAACGACGCGGTTGCTGCCGCTTTTTCCCAGGTGCTGGGCAAGCGCATTATTGTGCCTCCACATAACGGAATCATCGGCGCCATCGGCATGGCCTTGATCGCACAGGAAGTCATTGCCACGCGGCGCCACACCGGCCGCGCAAGCCAGGCAGCCAACGGCCTTTCGACCTTCCGCGGATTTGATTTGAACCAAACGAAGTTTGCCACCCGCGAGTTTGTCTGCCAAGCCTGCTCCAACTACTGTGACATGAAAGAAATCACCATTGAAGGGCAAAAGACTTACTGGGGAGACAAGTGTTCAGACAAGTTCCGCAAGCGCACGCGCACCGAGCGCAGGCCGGTGCTTGAGGACTTGTTAGCCTTCCGCGACCGCCAACTCTTCCATGGCTACCAGCCAGGCCACCAGAATGGGAACCGCAAATTGGCGGGCAAAGGCCGGCGCGTGGGCATCCCCCGGGCCATGTTCTTTTATGACCGTTTTCCGTTCTGGCGGCGTTACCTGGAGGAACTTGGATTTGAAGTGGTGGTTTCCGGGCCGACCAACAGCTATTCTGCCGCGCGCGGCGCCGAATTGAGCGTCGCCGAGCAATGCTTCCCTGTGCAGATCGCGCACGGGCACGTGCAGGAACTGCTGGCCGGGACCGCCCAGCGTCCGCCGGTTGATTATGTGTTGTCCCCCAACGTCGTGGACATGGAAGCCCCCTCGTCCACCACTGCCTCGCAACTCTGTCCCTGGAACCAGACGCTGCCCTTCGTCCTGCGGGCCGCTCCGGAGTTCTGTGCGGACTCCACCAAGTTCCTGGCGCCCACGGTGTACTTCCGGCTGGGCTGTGAACACGTGAAACGGCAACTGTCGGAGTATTTCTCCGCTCTCGGAGTGGGCCGAAGGCATAGCGACGCCGCCACAGACGCCGCCTACCGGGCGCAGGCGGCCTTTGCGCAGCGCCTGGTCGACGCCGGGCACGAGGCCTGTGCGCGCCTGCAGCAGACCGGCGCACCTGCGATCCTTCTGCTGGGCAGGGCCTATAACATCTACGATCGCAACAGCAATTGCGACATCCCGCGCAAGCTGCGCGATCTTTACGGGGTCGACGTCCTGCCGCTGGATTTCCTTCCCCTGGATGAGATACCCGGTGAAGACCTGCATGCCAACATGTACTGGCACTCCGGACGCCGCATTATGGCCGCCGGACGGTTCGCCCGCAGCTTTCCCAACCTCCACGTCGTTTACATCACCAATTTCAAGTGCGGCCCGGATTCCTTCATCAAGCATTTTCTGCGCGACGCGACCGACACACCGTTTCTGGTCCTGCAATTTGACGGGCACGGGAATGATGCCGGCTATTTGACGCGCTGTGAGGCTTATCTCGACAGCAAGGGGATTTTACGATGCTCTTCAAGCAACTAG
- a CDS encoding B12-binding domain-containing radical SAM protein, which yields MKVHLINPSNVSFGTAVITPRWLYVLAAATPASYGTPHLVDETLATTDPLMIEPGDVVGIGVHTGNALRGYELGKMARQRGAYVVFGGIHATLYPEEAMELGGAHAVVKGDGDLAWASVLEDCAHGAPQPIYVGGRIEGREFLPARWDLLPPNRYMWASVQTVRGCPKHCSFCSVWRTDGQRPRQRSSDSVLGEIVHLRRLGFRFIALADDNFYPVTLTDMELASRQNNTARLNELKSIRAERFELMARLAQLPSDTVFFTQITMEAAEDPEFLAAMKAAHIHGALVGVEAVTPEGLKDVYKDFNFAGQNLVDRLRKFRRHDIHVLGSFIFGLPSDRPETFAATAAVAEQAELTFAQFVMLTPFPGTVDFARWEQTMEGDSTRIAGVPLTRGWLIPQAIRPKLFWTHPVMAADEIRRRTQGVWDQFYSFRVIWKRSSFLRSLKGRLAFILISKLYRRMYADTGIATDSARVAWSARWARWLAKPTRRLFAGRPMPHLQVPPPVEALS from the coding sequence ATGAAAGTCCATTTAATTAATCCGAGCAATGTGTCGTTTGGAACTGCCGTCATTACTCCGCGCTGGCTTTATGTGCTGGCCGCAGCCACGCCCGCATCGTACGGCACACCTCATCTGGTGGATGAAACTCTGGCCACCACCGATCCACTGATGATCGAGCCCGGTGATGTGGTGGGCATTGGGGTCCATACCGGCAACGCTCTGCGGGGCTATGAGCTCGGAAAAATGGCGCGCCAGCGGGGAGCTTACGTGGTTTTTGGCGGCATTCATGCCACGCTTTATCCCGAAGAGGCCATGGAACTGGGCGGCGCCCACGCCGTAGTCAAAGGCGATGGCGACCTGGCATGGGCCAGCGTGCTGGAGGATTGCGCTCACGGCGCTCCGCAGCCGATCTATGTGGGCGGCCGGATTGAAGGCCGGGAATTTCTGCCCGCGCGCTGGGACCTGCTCCCTCCCAACCGTTATATGTGGGCTTCCGTGCAAACTGTGCGGGGCTGCCCCAAGCACTGCTCGTTCTGCTCCGTCTGGCGTACGGACGGCCAGCGCCCCCGCCAGCGCTCCTCTGACTCCGTGTTAGGAGAGATCGTCCACCTGCGCCGCCTGGGTTTCCGCTTCATCGCGCTTGCCGATGACAATTTTTATCCTGTCACTTTGACTGACATGGAGCTGGCTTCGCGGCAGAACAACACCGCCCGGCTGAACGAACTGAAAAGCATCCGGGCGGAACGCTTCGAACTGATGGCGCGCCTGGCCCAGCTTCCGTCTGACACCGTGTTCTTTACCCAGATCACCATGGAAGCCGCGGAAGATCCGGAGTTTCTTGCGGCCATGAAGGCAGCCCACATCCACGGCGCGCTGGTGGGAGTGGAAGCCGTAACACCGGAAGGGTTGAAGGACGTTTACAAAGATTTCAACTTCGCCGGACAGAATCTGGTGGACCGCCTGCGCAAATTCCGCCGGCATGACATCCACGTTCTGGGATCGTTCATCTTCGGCTTGCCCAGTGACCGCCCGGAGACGTTCGCCGCCACCGCCGCCGTGGCCGAGCAAGCGGAGCTGACCTTCGCGCAGTTCGTCATGCTCACGCCGTTTCCAGGGACCGTGGACTTTGCCCGCTGGGAACAAACCATGGAGGGCGACTCGACCCGCATCGCCGGTGTCCCCCTCACCCGCGGATGGCTGATCCCGCAGGCGATCCGGCCCAAACTGTTTTGGACCCATCCGGTCATGGCGGCCGACGAGATTCGCCGCCGCACGCAGGGCGTGTGGGACCAGTTCTACAGTTTCCGCGTGATCTGGAAGCGCTCAAGTTTCCTGCGTTCGCTCAAAGGACGCCTGGCGTTCATCCTGATTTCCAAACTCTACCGCCGGATGTACGCCGATACCGGCATCGCCACTGACAGCGCGCGCGTCGCGTGGTCGGCACGATGGGCGCGCTGGCTGGCCAAACCAACCAGACGTCTGTTTGCCGGACGTCCCATGCCGCACCTGCAAGTCCCGCCACCGGTGGAAGCGCTCTCTTGA
- a CDS encoding DEAD/DEAH box helicase: MVRFTELPISPYLQDRLAAAQFVNPTEVQAAAIPHAILGKDILATAQTGTGKTLAFLVPIIERLLAKPTKGVQVLVLVPTRELAMQINKQFEHLRGKKLPAAALLIGGSSERSQIDLLKKGAQLVIATPGRFEDLLDRRMFHLQNVNTLVLDEADRMLDMGFIPAIRRIVAQLPRARQTMCFSATLDPSVAHLMEDYLKHPVRLAFGSTRKASESVDLTAYEVPADQKLALLKRLIEGEDGRSLVFVRTKRATQRVADKLERSGVRVSVIHGDRSQPQRNAALAAFQQGKSKVLVATDVASRGIHVDNIAQVINYDLPAVTEDFIHRAGRTGRMGLAGNAITFFTPLERSDLAALERGLQLKIRRERVSGDLQKEPRVMPVDVSNLVPVSVKPGSKKMRLPGEVLQLHI; this comes from the coding sequence ATGGTTCGCTTTACCGAACTACCAATATCTCCCTATCTACAGGACCGCCTTGCTGCGGCCCAATTTGTAAACCCTACGGAAGTCCAGGCTGCGGCCATCCCGCACGCCATTTTGGGCAAAGACATTCTGGCTACGGCACAGACCGGGACCGGCAAGACGCTGGCTTTCCTGGTGCCCATTATTGAAAGGCTGCTGGCCAAGCCCACCAAGGGCGTCCAGGTGCTGGTGCTGGTTCCCACGCGCGAACTGGCGATGCAGATCAACAAACAATTTGAACATCTTCGCGGCAAAAAGCTGCCGGCGGCAGCGCTGCTGATTGGCGGAAGCTCCGAACGCAGCCAGATTGATCTACTAAAAAAAGGCGCACAACTCGTCATCGCGACTCCTGGCCGCTTTGAAGACCTGCTCGACCGCCGCATGTTCCACCTGCAAAATGTCAACACCCTGGTGCTGGACGAAGCCGACCGCATGCTGGACATGGGCTTTATCCCGGCGATTCGCCGGATCGTGGCGCAGTTGCCGCGCGCGCGCCAGACCATGTGCTTCTCAGCAACCCTTGATCCTTCCGTCGCCCACCTGATGGAAGACTACCTGAAGCATCCTGTCCGGCTGGCTTTCGGTTCCACCCGCAAAGCGTCTGAGAGCGTGGACTTGACGGCCTATGAAGTTCCGGCTGATCAGAAGCTGGCTCTGCTGAAGCGCCTGATTGAAGGCGAAGACGGACGCAGCCTGGTCTTTGTGCGGACCAAACGCGCCACGCAGCGTGTGGCCGATAAACTGGAGCGCTCCGGCGTGCGCGTCTCAGTGATTCACGGCGACCGCTCGCAGCCGCAGCGTAACGCCGCGCTGGCCGCTTTTCAGCAGGGAAAATCCAAAGTGCTGGTGGCGACGGATGTGGCCTCGCGCGGCATCCACGTGGACAACATTGCCCAGGTGATCAATTACGATCTGCCCGCCGTGACGGAAGACTTTATCCATCGCGCGGGACGCACCGGTAGGATGGGCCTTGCCGGCAACGCCATCACCTTCTTTACTCCGCTGGAGCGTTCTGATCTGGCCGCGCTGGAGCGGGGCTTGCAACTGAAGATCCGGCGCGAGCGCGTTTCTGGCGACCTGCAAAAGGAACCGCGCGTGATGCCCGTGGACGTTTCCAATCTGGTGCCGGTATCTGTCAAGCCTGGCTCCAAGAAGATGCGGCTGCCCGGAGAAGTTCTTCAGCTCCACATCTAA
- a CDS encoding aspartate/glutamate racemase family protein: protein MKTIGLIGGMSWASTIEYYRILNQTAHARLGGLHSAKVLLYSVDFQEIEPAMREDRWADAARILVDAARRLEAGGADLLLLCTNTLHKVAGEIERATRLPFLHIADACGEAIVARKLKKVGLLGTRFTMEQDFISSRLERRFNLEVLAPDAAQRESANRIIFEELVHGRILPQSKADYLEIIRGLTGRGAEGIILGCTEIGLLIQQADVAVPVFDTTLIHALAAMDLALAGEPVAAKH, encoded by the coding sequence ATGAAAACCATTGGCCTGATCGGCGGCATGAGTTGGGCGTCCACCATTGAGTACTACCGTATTCTGAACCAGACGGCCCATGCGCGGCTGGGCGGCCTGCATTCCGCCAAGGTCCTTCTCTATTCCGTGGACTTCCAGGAGATTGAGCCGGCCATGCGTGAAGACCGCTGGGCCGACGCGGCGCGCATCCTGGTGGACGCGGCCCGTCGCCTGGAAGCCGGCGGCGCCGACCTGCTCTTGCTCTGCACCAACACCCTGCACAAAGTGGCCGGCGAAATTGAACGCGCCACGCGCCTTCCCTTCCTGCACATTGCCGACGCCTGCGGTGAAGCCATCGTCGCGCGCAAACTCAAAAAAGTCGGTCTGCTGGGGACGCGCTTCACCATGGAACAAGACTTCATCTCTTCGCGCCTGGAACGCCGATTCAATCTGGAAGTCCTGGCGCCCGACGCCGCGCAGCGCGAATCGGCCAACCGCATCATCTTTGAAGAACTGGTGCACGGAAGAATCCTGCCGCAGTCCAAGGCCGACTACCTGGAGATCATCCGCGGGCTCACCGGTCGCGGCGCGGAAGGCATCATTCTGGGATGCACGGAGATCGGCCTGCTCATACAGCAGGCAGACGTGGCGGTCCCGGTGTTCGACACCACGCTCATCCACGCCCTGGCGGCGATGGACCTGGCGCTGGCGGGGGAGCCCGTTGCCGCAAAGCACTGA
- a CDS encoding sigma-70 family RNA polymerase sigma factor, giving the protein MEDQQTGALVRRCLAGDSAAWEEIVRLQNRRIYNLCYRFTSSPHDAEDLTQEVFIRVYRTLGSYDVEKGAFSTWLTTLARNLLVDHFRRSKQDRVTDSLDAGITEEEDSPTMLNRIPDRGPAPDDRLASKETQKMVQLALGRLSPDLREAVILRDLQDMDYKDIAQVLKVPEGTVKSRINRGRMELARLLSRNKKQASQ; this is encoded by the coding sequence TTGGAAGATCAACAAACAGGGGCACTTGTCCGCCGATGTCTGGCCGGCGATTCCGCCGCCTGGGAGGAGATCGTCCGCCTGCAGAACCGCCGGATTTACAACCTGTGCTACCGCTTCACCAGCTCTCCCCATGACGCCGAAGACCTCACGCAGGAAGTTTTCATCCGCGTGTACCGCACGCTGGGCAGCTATGATGTTGAAAAAGGGGCATTTAGCACCTGGCTGACCACCCTGGCCCGCAACCTTCTGGTGGACCACTTCCGGCGCAGCAAGCAGGACCGCGTGACCGACTCCCTCGACGCTGGCATCACGGAAGAAGAAGATTCGCCCACCATGCTCAACCGCATTCCCGACCGCGGTCCCGCCCCGGACGACCGCCTGGCCAGCAAAGAGACGCAAAAAATGGTCCAGTTGGCCCTGGGCCGGCTGTCCCCTGACCTGCGCGAGGCGGTGATCCTCCGCGACCTGCAAGATATGGATTACAAAGACATTGCCCAGGTGCTCAAGGTGCCGGAAGGCACCGTAAAATCGCGCATCAACCGGGGAAGAATGGAACTAGCGCGATTACTTTCTCGTAATAAGAAGCAGGCAAGCCAATGA
- a CDS encoding DUF4097 family beta strand repeat-containing protein: MSTLSPVPQYPPPPQKSRSMVGPLILIALGVLLMLGTMGMISLRGFGIWFARYWPAVLIVWGAVKLAEYSWARQKGEQPSRLGAGSIVLVVFFVLIGISATSLSRVDWHGLHSQFNIDDDTNDFFGLMGNSYEFTDTLAQPVAGGTEFKVLARRGSIKVTPSADAQAHLVVHKTLRTDTQEGADSLNTSTRPSFVQQGSLWILDATGSNFERGRFDLDLQLPRNAALSLSTRRGDITVSNRDGALDISTDHGDVSLDQIKGNASLHMRGGTVTVKDVSGDVQVDGTVDDGSVSGVGGSLDFNAGYNGEIQLAKIGKQLHFKSVRTTLQAPKLDGEINMSRGNIRGSSVTGPFRLETRSNDIRLEDASGDVHVDNRNGIVEVRTKAPLGSIDVTDSHGDITVDVPASAGFQLDAESTNGNITAEFTGINVDSQQRNATARGTVGKGGPTMRLRSDRGTIQIRKQ, encoded by the coding sequence ATGAGCACTCTCAGTCCCGTACCCCAATATCCGCCGCCACCGCAGAAATCGCGTTCCATGGTTGGGCCGCTGATCCTGATCGCTCTGGGCGTGCTCCTTATGCTGGGCACCATGGGCATGATCTCCCTCCGCGGTTTTGGGATTTGGTTTGCCCGTTACTGGCCGGCAGTGCTCATTGTCTGGGGCGCGGTCAAGCTGGCGGAATACTCCTGGGCCCGGCAAAAAGGCGAGCAGCCTTCGCGCTTGGGGGCCGGCAGCATCGTGCTGGTTGTGTTCTTTGTTCTGATCGGCATCAGCGCCACCAGCCTGTCGCGCGTGGACTGGCACGGCTTGCACTCGCAGTTCAATATTGACGACGACACGAATGATTTCTTCGGCCTCATGGGAAATTCCTATGAATTCACTGACACTCTGGCCCAGCCGGTTGCCGGTGGAACAGAGTTCAAAGTGCTGGCGCGCCGGGGCAGCATCAAAGTCACACCCAGCGCTGACGCCCAGGCCCATCTGGTCGTCCATAAGACGCTGAGAACCGATACACAGGAGGGCGCCGATAGTCTCAATACATCCACGCGTCCCAGCTTTGTCCAGCAAGGCAGCCTGTGGATTCTGGACGCCACCGGCAGCAACTTTGAACGCGGACGTTTTGACCTGGACTTGCAATTGCCGCGCAACGCCGCGCTCTCGCTCTCCACGCGCCGCGGTGACATCACCGTCTCCAATCGCGACGGCGCGCTAGACATCTCCACCGACCACGGTGACGTCAGCCTGGACCAGATCAAAGGCAACGCATCACTGCACATGAGGGGCGGCACAGTCACGGTGAAGGACGTTAGCGGCGACGTGCAGGTTGACGGCACGGTAGACGACGGCAGTGTCTCCGGCGTGGGAGGGTCGCTGGACTTTAATGCCGGTTACAACGGCGAGATCCAGCTCGCAAAAATCGGCAAGCAGCTTCATTTCAAATCCGTGCGGACCACCTTGCAGGCGCCCAAACTTGATGGCGAAATCAATATGTCGCGCGGCAACATCCGCGGCAGCTCCGTCACCGGCCCCTTCCGGTTGGAGACCCGGTCCAACGACATTCGACTGGAAGACGCTTCCGGCGACGTCCACGTGGACAACCGCAACGGCATTGTGGAAGTCAGGACCAAAGCTCCGCTGGGGAGCATTGACGTGACCGACAGCCACGGCGATATTACCGTGGACGTGCCGGCCAGTGCGGGCTTCCAACTGGATGCGGAAAGCACCAACGGCAACATTACCGCGGAGTTTACCGGGATCAACGTGGATAGCCAGCAAAGAAATGCCACGGCCCGCGGGACGGTCGGCAAGGGCGGGCCCACGATGCGCTTGCGATCAGATCGCGGCACCATTCAGATCAGGAAACAGTAG
- the cmk gene encoding (d)CMP kinase: MSSAKDRAPSEVAPEASASAPRKMVIAIDGPAGSGKSTLAALLARKYGYVNIESGAMYRALALKAIETGASLDDGAALAELAQASQIELLPRAEGNRVVLDRRDVTDRVRQQDVTDAASRVSVHPPVREWMVAHQRAMGEGGGIVMEGRDIGTKVFPNAEVKIFLDAEPEIRGSRRFQQNRVAEEHETTVLVELHKRDHRDRTRASSPLEPAPDAVHIDSTHLTLDQVAERACEIVDSKLAERKSK; encoded by the coding sequence ATGTCTAGCGCCAAGGACCGCGCGCCCAGCGAAGTTGCGCCTGAGGCCTCCGCTTCCGCGCCACGCAAGATGGTGATCGCTATTGACGGTCCCGCCGGCTCGGGCAAGAGCACGCTGGCTGCGCTGCTGGCCCGCAAGTATGGATACGTGAATATTGAGAGCGGCGCCATGTATCGCGCTCTGGCGCTCAAGGCGATTGAAACCGGCGCTTCGCTCGATGACGGAGCTGCGCTGGCTGAACTGGCGCAGGCGTCCCAGATCGAACTGCTGCCGCGTGCGGAAGGCAACCGGGTTGTGCTCGACCGCCGGGACGTCACCGACCGCGTGCGCCAGCAGGACGTGACCGACGCGGCCTCAAGAGTCTCCGTGCATCCGCCGGTGCGCGAATGGATGGTGGCCCACCAGCGCGCCATGGGCGAAGGCGGGGGAATCGTCATGGAAGGGCGCGATATCGGAACCAAAGTCTTCCCTAACGCGGAGGTCAAGATATTCCTTGACGCTGAACCGGAAATCCGCGGCTCACGGCGCTTTCAGCAGAATCGGGTCGCAGAAGAACACGAGACAACGGTACTGGTGGAGTTACACAAGCGCGACCATCGGGACCGCACCCGCGCCAGTTCGCCTCTGGAGCCCGCGCCGGACGCCGTGCACATTGATTCCACGCATTTGACGCTCGACCAGGTGGCGGAACGGGCGTGCGAAATCGTAGACTCCAAGCTGGCGGAGCGGAAGAGCAAGTAG
- a CDS encoding winged helix DNA-binding domain-containing protein, whose amino-acid sequence MTEPELQQQRAHKWRLQGDPVRTLEQARAFLEDVGFCLLYPERTLPALPTFMGAYVGTADGLPDARHAFADPRAQQATELMVRLLRERGAYELHLFGDASLIVAASLFPFFYALVGDRNPKAPPKTKAQGAAVSQLSGRVFEALQKHGPLSKGQLQEAVGRETSIAALDNALSELWTILKITRVDYNATEGSFWDVFYRWSPGAVREGVEISAPEAVSALLCKYLETAIAATQDELEQFLSHLTPRSKVREAMNALLAARELSFITVGAKTFIQLAPVVEPRRRTHV is encoded by the coding sequence ATGACTGAACCAGAACTGCAACAGCAACGGGCGCACAAATGGCGGCTCCAGGGCGATCCGGTCCGCACGCTGGAGCAGGCGCGCGCTTTTCTTGAGGACGTGGGTTTTTGCCTGTTGTATCCCGAACGCACGCTGCCCGCGCTGCCAACGTTCATGGGCGCCTACGTGGGTACGGCGGACGGCCTGCCAGACGCCAGGCACGCCTTCGCTGATCCGCGCGCGCAGCAAGCCACGGAGTTGATGGTCCGGCTGCTGCGGGAGCGGGGTGCGTATGAGCTGCACCTGTTCGGCGACGCCAGCCTGATCGTGGCCGCTTCGCTGTTTCCTTTCTTCTATGCGCTGGTGGGTGACCGCAATCCCAAAGCGCCGCCCAAGACCAAAGCCCAGGGCGCCGCGGTGTCGCAACTTTCCGGACGCGTATTCGAAGCGCTGCAGAAACACGGTCCCCTGAGCAAGGGGCAGCTGCAGGAAGCGGTGGGCCGGGAGACGAGCATCGCCGCGCTGGACAACGCGCTGAGCGAGCTGTGGACCATCTTGAAAATCACCCGCGTGGATTACAACGCCACGGAGGGTTCGTTCTGGGACGTGTTTTACCGCTGGTCGCCCGGCGCGGTGCGGGAAGGCGTGGAAATTTCCGCGCCGGAAGCCGTGTCCGCGTTGCTGTGCAAGTATCTGGAGACGGCGATCGCCGCCACGCAGGATGAGCTCGAACAGTTTCTTTCTCATCTCACGCCGCGGTCGAAGGTTCGCGAAGCCATGAACGCGCTGCTGGCTGCGCGCGAACTCAGCTTCATCACCGTGGGCGCCAAGACTTTCATCCAACTGGCGCCGGTTGTGGAACCGCGGAGGCGGACGCATGTCTAG